One genomic region from Chthoniobacterales bacterium encodes:
- a CDS encoding dehydratase, protein MTSGQFFEDYEVGSGRVTTGRTITEADIVLHAGQTGDFYPHHMDKEWCATQPFKERIAHGTLVFSVAVGLTAGEINPRAMTYGYERLRFPKPVFIGDTITSKITVSAKRDHKRPTHGIVTEKLEVTNQHGETVLACEHLLLVERREAPSGA, encoded by the coding sequence GTGACATCCGGACAGTTCTTCGAAGACTACGAGGTCGGGTCGGGGCGGGTGACCACGGGGCGCACGATCACCGAGGCCGACATCGTGCTCCACGCGGGACAGACCGGGGATTTCTACCCGCATCACATGGACAAGGAGTGGTGCGCGACCCAGCCGTTCAAGGAGCGCATCGCGCACGGCACGCTGGTCTTTTCGGTCGCGGTCGGCCTGACGGCCGGCGAGATCAATCCGCGGGCGATGACCTACGGCTACGAGCGCCTGCGGTTCCCGAAACCTGTGTTCATCGGCGACACCATCACGTCGAAAATCACAGTCTCGGCAAAGCGCGACCACAAGCGGCCGACCCACGGGATTGTGACGGAGAAACTCGAGGTCACCAACCAGCACGGCGAAACCGTGCTGGCTTGCGAGCACCTTCTGCTCGTGGAGCGGCGGGAGGCTCCGTCCGGGGCATGA
- a CDS encoding BMC domain-containing protein: MLQLPQLSLLLSRRLPQSWRNQSSGPMALAHLKRRRSQIFYPFLDFGRDAVILSVPPVKAGNRIFMAVTAQPKVLAFAETPFLSITALVADAMLKAGDIELLGFEPTGTEMIMIRIAAAGTGDAEAALAAARQEAARLGASATTAMMARPHSDIPLLNTKPNTINPLYGGREEMRASDFPQKPMNAKQQAIGILETQGLTAILEATDAMLKAANVELVGKEKIGAAYVTIIVRGDVAAVKAAVDAGAQAAAPLGKVIAAHVIARPHEGLIALLP, encoded by the coding sequence ATGCTCCAGCTTCCGCAACTTTCATTGCTCCTGAGTCGCCGCCTGCCTCAAAGCTGGCGGAACCAATCTTCCGGCCCCATGGCTCTTGCCCACTTGAAGCGTCGAAGAAGCCAGATCTTTTACCCTTTCCTCGACTTCGGGCGTGACGCGGTCATTCTATCAGTGCCGCCGGTAAAGGCGGGAAATCGTATTTTCATGGCAGTCACCGCGCAACCGAAGGTATTGGCCTTTGCCGAAACGCCGTTTCTGAGCATCACGGCGCTGGTGGCCGATGCCATGCTCAAGGCGGGGGATATCGAACTGCTCGGGTTCGAGCCGACCGGGACCGAGATGATCATGATCCGCATCGCAGCCGCAGGGACCGGCGATGCCGAAGCCGCGCTGGCCGCCGCACGCCAAGAGGCTGCTCGGCTCGGGGCCTCGGCAACCACCGCGATGATGGCCCGCCCGCATTCCGACATCCCCTTGCTCAACACCAAACCGAACACCATCAATCCTCTTTACGGCGGACGCGAGGAGATGCGTGCGTCGGATTTTCCTCAAAAACCTATGAACGCAAAACAACAAGCCATCGGAATTCTCGAAACCCAGGGACTCACCGCCATCCTCGAAGCCACGGACGCGATGCTGAAAGCTGCGAACGTGGAACTCGTGGGCAAGGAAAAGATCGGCGCGGCCTACGTGACAATCATCGTGCGCGGCGATGTGGCCGCCGTGAAAGCGGCGGTGGATGCCGGAGCGCAGGCGGCCGCCCCGCTGGGCAAAGTCATCGCCGCCCACGTGATCGCGCGTCCGCACGAGGGGTTGATTGCGCTGCTGCCCTGA
- a CDS encoding CoA transferase has protein sequence MKPLEGLTVLDFSQFLAGPAAAMRLADLGARVIKIERPQGGDICRQLYITNLGVEGESTLFHSINRNKEGFAADLKNADDLAVVRALIAKADVLIENFRPGVMAKLGLDFEAVKNLNPKLVYASVTGYGTEGPWAGKPGQDLLAQSMSGLTWLSGNDGDPPTPMGIAVGDLTASAHLVQGILACLVRRGVTGQGGRVEVSLLESILDLQFEVVTTHLNDGGQPVRRSKESNAHAYLGAPYGIYRTADGWLALAMGAVPRLGELLGCPALAQFAEPATWFDRRDEIKAILRDHLAGRPTSHWLGILEPADIWCAEVLDYARLRRTEGYRALGMEQVVLCPGGTPITTTRCPIRIDGEILNSSRGAPSIGQHTTEIRETISDTAS, from the coding sequence ATGAAACCGCTCGAAGGATTGACGGTTTTGGATTTTTCCCAGTTCCTCGCGGGGCCGGCCGCGGCCATGCGTTTGGCCGACCTCGGGGCCCGCGTCATCAAAATCGAACGCCCCCAAGGTGGGGACATTTGCCGGCAGCTTTACATCACCAACCTCGGCGTCGAGGGGGAAAGCACGCTGTTTCACTCGATCAACCGGAACAAAGAGGGGTTTGCCGCCGACTTGAAGAATGCGGACGACCTCGCGGTCGTGCGCGCTTTGATCGCCAAAGCCGACGTGCTCATCGAGAACTTCCGGCCCGGCGTGATGGCCAAGCTCGGGCTCGACTTCGAGGCGGTCAAAAATTTGAACCCGAAGCTGGTTTACGCCTCGGTGACGGGCTACGGCACCGAAGGTCCGTGGGCCGGCAAACCCGGACAGGATCTGCTCGCGCAGTCGATGTCCGGATTGACCTGGTTGAGCGGCAATGACGGCGATCCGCCCACGCCGATGGGCATCGCGGTCGGCGACCTCACGGCCAGTGCGCATCTGGTCCAGGGCATCCTCGCGTGTCTCGTCCGGCGCGGCGTCACCGGGCAGGGTGGGCGGGTCGAGGTGAGCTTGCTGGAATCCATCCTCGACCTGCAGTTCGAGGTCGTGACCACGCACCTGAACGACGGCGGACAGCCGGTGCGGCGCAGCAAGGAAAGCAATGCCCACGCTTATCTCGGCGCGCCCTACGGCATCTACCGCACTGCCGACGGATGGCTTGCGCTTGCCATGGGGGCGGTGCCGCGGTTGGGCGAACTGCTCGGATGCCCGGCGCTCGCGCAATTCGCCGAGCCCGCCACATGGTTCGATCGCCGCGATGAAATCAAAGCCATCCTTCGCGACCACTTGGCGGGCCGGCCGACGTCGCACTGGCTGGGAATTCTCGAGCCTGCGGATATCTGGTGCGCGGAGGTGCTGGATTACGCACGGTTGCGCCGCACGGAAGGATACCGCGCCCTCGGAATGGAACAGGTGGTTCTTTGCCCCGGCGGCACCCCGATCACAACCACGCGCTGTCCCATCCGTATCGACGGCGAAATCCTCAATTCGTCCCGTGGTGCGCCTTCCATCGGCCAACATACGACCGAAATCCGGGAAACCATCAGCGACACCGCATCATGA
- a CDS encoding IclR family transcriptional regulator: MPPVPMMAMGNFFAGSSGRVFKTGDMYTPISPAKVYFANKIVRIRGPSVPRSAPMPAKSYPVPALEKGLDLIEALAVSAGPLTLTDLAAAVGRGNSEIFRMVSCLEARGYLQREAGGAYRLTLKLHALAQRLEPVAELVRAAAPEMKRLSEETGESCHLGLLDGTELVVIHRNESPRPIRLAVEVGGRFPAIHTVSGRLLLSVLDEAERMRLLGEDPDWRALGAHRRRQMENVIRRVARTRVSTALSETVGGVADTAVGCGFEGTPLFASLAISVLSPARGKIDPLRLVQPLRKCAARIQERLGGTLRPRQTR; the protein is encoded by the coding sequence ATGCCTCCCGTGCCGATGATGGCGATGGGAAACTTTTTCGCGGGAAGTTCGGGACGCGTGTTCAAAACGGGGGACATGTATACGCCAATCTCTCCGGCAAAAGTCTATTTTGCAAATAAAATTGTTCGAATCAGGGGGCCGTCCGTGCCACGATCTGCTCCCATGCCCGCAAAATCCTACCCGGTGCCCGCACTGGAAAAGGGGCTCGACCTCATCGAGGCGCTGGCTGTCAGCGCCGGCCCCCTCACCTTGACCGACCTGGCCGCCGCGGTGGGACGCGGCAACAGCGAGATTTTCCGCATGGTAAGCTGCCTGGAGGCGCGCGGCTACCTGCAGCGCGAGGCCGGCGGGGCGTATCGGCTCACGCTCAAGCTGCACGCATTGGCGCAGAGGCTCGAGCCGGTTGCGGAACTCGTGCGAGCCGCCGCACCCGAGATGAAACGGCTGAGCGAGGAGACGGGCGAGTCCTGCCATCTCGGCCTCCTCGACGGCACCGAACTCGTGGTGATCCACCGCAATGAAAGCCCGCGCCCCATCAGGCTGGCGGTGGAAGTGGGCGGACGCTTCCCCGCCATCCACACCGTTTCGGGGCGCCTTTTGCTTTCGGTTCTGGACGAGGCGGAGCGGATGCGTTTGCTGGGAGAAGACCCGGATTGGCGGGCACTGGGCGCCCATCGGCGGCGCCAGATGGAGAATGTCATCAGGCGTGTGGCCCGGACCCGCGTTTCCACCGCCCTGAGCGAAACGGTCGGTGGCGTTGCCGACACTGCCGTGGGTTGCGGGTTCGAGGGGACGCCTCTTTTCGCCTCGCTGGCCATTTCGGTGCTTTCGCCCGCGCGCGGGAAGATCGACCCCTTGCGACTCGTGCAGCCCCTTCGCAAATGCGCCGCCAGAATCCAAGAGCGTCTCGGCGGCACCTTGCGTCCCCGGCAGACGCGATAG
- a CDS encoding extracellular solute-binding protein: MIELRGIAWNHSRGFTSVVATAQRFEELHPGVRITWEKRSLQAFADAPMDRLAADYDLIVMDHPHTAIAAESGVLLPLDEWLPAEFLGDQSRNSVGRSHDSYSHLGHQWTLATDAAAPVATWRRDLMDAHGLPLPATWEDVLALARAGHVAVSLFPVDVLMHVYMFCEALGTPAFAADGEFAPADSVAAALECLKELGELCGPESFERNPILTAEFMTRDDAAAYCPFAYGYSNYSRPRYARKVLKAGGLVSFRGRRLRSTLGGAGLAVSSKTAHRQVAADYARFTAEAETQRGIYFEAGGQPGYRGAWTDDGVNAASNNFFKDTLATLDEAIVRPRYAGYMHFQDAASPVAHAFVAGKSSLKSTLDDLGRIYRDSLQVPS; the protein is encoded by the coding sequence ATGATCGAACTGCGCGGCATCGCCTGGAACCACTCGCGCGGCTTCACCTCCGTGGTCGCCACCGCGCAGCGCTTCGAGGAACTGCACCCCGGGGTCCGCATCACTTGGGAGAAGCGTTCCTTGCAGGCCTTCGCGGATGCGCCCATGGACCGACTCGCGGCGGATTACGATCTGATCGTGATGGACCATCCGCACACCGCGATCGCCGCGGAGTCGGGTGTCCTGCTTCCTCTCGACGAATGGCTTCCGGCGGAATTCCTCGGGGACCAGAGCCGGAATTCCGTCGGGCGTTCGCACGACAGCTACTCGCACCTCGGGCACCAATGGACGCTGGCGACCGACGCCGCGGCGCCCGTCGCGACATGGCGCCGGGATTTGATGGACGCGCACGGGTTGCCGCTGCCCGCGACGTGGGAGGACGTGCTTGCGCTGGCGAGGGCCGGCCATGTCGCGGTTTCGTTGTTCCCGGTGGACGTGCTCATGCACGTTTACATGTTCTGCGAGGCGCTCGGGACGCCGGCTTTTGCCGCAGACGGCGAATTTGCGCCGGCGGATTCGGTGGCGGCGGCGCTCGAGTGCCTGAAGGAACTCGGGGAGCTCTGCGGGCCGGAGTCGTTCGAAAGAAATCCGATCCTCACGGCCGAGTTTATGACGCGGGACGACGCGGCGGCCTATTGTCCGTTCGCCTACGGTTATTCGAACTACTCGCGTCCCCGCTACGCCCGCAAGGTGTTGAAAGCGGGCGGCCTCGTGAGCTTCCGGGGCAGGCGGCTGCGTTCCACGCTCGGCGGTGCGGGGCTGGCGGTTTCCTCGAAAACCGCGCACCGGCAAGTCGCGGCGGATTACGCGCGCTTCACGGCGGAGGCCGAGACCCAGCGGGGGATTTATTTCGAAGCCGGCGGGCAGCCGGGCTACCGGGGGGCGTGGACCGATGACGGGGTGAACGCCGCCTCGAACAATTTTTTCAAGGACACGCTGGCCACCCTCGACGAGGCGATTGTGCGACCGCGCTACGCCGGCTACATGCACTTCCAAGACGCCGCCTCCCCGGTTGCGCACGCCTTCGTGGCCGGCAAATCCAGCCTCAAATCCACGCTCGATGACCTCGGGCGCATCTACCGCGATTCGTTGCAGGTCCCGTCATGA
- a CDS encoding Gfo/Idh/MocA family oxidoreductase, with translation MSPVLNTRPELPAKKFPIAIIGTGGIVKDAHLPAYRLAGFPVWGMMNRTVSRAEALAKEYGVSEVFDSLDKMVAKAPDDVIYDLALPASMFVEALRTLPDGSHVLIQKPMGENLEEAREILRVCREKGLRAAINCQLRYAPFVLAARSLIAQGVIGDLLDMEMRLNVFTPWGLFPFLEGIPRVEIVYHSVHYIDLFRSFLGEPRSMMARTVPHPSLPKLASVSSSIIMDYPDPVRATITTNHSHRFGAKHQESYLKWEGTKGAIVARIGLLMDYPRGVGDTFEYCALVEGREPEWTPVKIEGSWFPEAFIGTMAQVMRAKEGSAPEMPTSVEDVIKTMACVEAAYESSRVGGVPPGRFLA, from the coding sequence ATGTCCCCCGTTTTGAACACGCGTCCCGAACTTCCCGCGAAAAAGTTTCCCATCGCCATCATCGGCACGGGAGGCATTGTCAAAGACGCGCATTTGCCCGCCTACCGCCTGGCGGGATTTCCCGTGTGGGGGATGATGAACCGCACGGTGTCCCGCGCCGAGGCCCTCGCCAAGGAATACGGTGTCAGCGAGGTGTTCGACTCGCTCGACAAAATGGTCGCGAAGGCCCCCGACGATGTGATCTACGACCTGGCCCTGCCGGCCTCGATGTTCGTGGAGGCCTTGCGGACGTTGCCGGACGGTTCGCATGTTCTGATCCAGAAGCCCATGGGGGAAAATCTGGAGGAAGCGCGGGAAATTTTGCGGGTCTGCCGCGAGAAGGGATTGCGGGCCGCGATCAATTGCCAGCTGCGCTACGCCCCGTTCGTGCTCGCGGCACGGAGTCTCATCGCCCAAGGCGTGATTGGCGACCTGCTCGACATGGAAATGCGGCTGAATGTTTTCACGCCGTGGGGACTGTTCCCCTTCTTGGAGGGTATCCCGCGCGTCGAGATTGTTTACCACAGCGTCCACTACATCGATCTGTTCCGGTCGTTTCTCGGGGAGCCGCGGAGCATGATGGCGCGCACGGTGCCGCATCCGTCCCTGCCCAAGCTGGCGAGCGTGTCGAGTTCCATCATCATGGATTACCCGGATCCGGTCCGCGCCACGATCACGACGAACCATTCCCACCGGTTCGGCGCGAAGCACCAGGAAAGCTACCTCAAGTGGGAGGGCACGAAGGGCGCGATCGTAGCGCGGATCGGGCTGCTGATGGATTATCCCCGCGGCGTCGGCGACACTTTCGAGTATTGTGCGCTCGTGGAGGGGCGCGAGCCGGAGTGGACGCCGGTCAAAATCGAGGGCTCGTGGTTCCCCGAGGCCTTCATCGGCACGATGGCCCAGGTGATGCGCGCCAAGGAAGGCTCGGCCCCGGAAATGCCGACATCGGTGGAGGACGTCATCAAGACGATGGCGTGCGTCGAGGCGGCCTACGAGTCGAGTCGTGTCGGCGGCGTGCCTCCGGGGAGGTTCCTCGCGTGA